TTAGACATACATTACCAACTTTCTTATATTTTTTAATTTGTTGATAATATATATGTGTCCTTTATGGGTATCATATCAAGCATTTGGAATTGCTGAAAAAGCTCATGGGGCGGCAGCTTTAGCAGGGGCAATCAGTTTCTTTATATTAGAAGCTGGAGCTAAATCAATAAATGGAAATATTAAAATGGGTGTGTTTTCAGGAATAATAGCTGGACTTATTGCAGGAAATGTGTATAATAAATTTAAAGATACAAAAGTTCCTGAATGGCTTGGATTCTTCGGAGGAAGAAGATTTGTTCCTATTATGTCAGCACTTGTAAGTGTTTTAGTTTCTGGAGTTTTAGGATATGTATTCCCATTAATTCAAAAAGGTTTAGATACTTTTGGAATGTGGATGATAAAAGCTGGAGAATTAGGATTATTCCTTTATGGAGTTCTTCAAAGATTCTTAATTCCTTTTGGACTTCACCATGTTTTAAACTCAATAGTTAGATTTATGTTTGGAGAATATACAAATGCAGCTGGTCAAACATTTATAGGTGACCAAGTAAGATTCTTTGCAGGAGACCCAACAGCAGGAATATATATGGCTGGAGCTTTTGCAATTATGATGTTTGGACTTCCTGGAGCAGCTTTTGCTATCTATAGATGTGCAAAACCTAGCAGAAAAAAAGCTGTATTAGGAATTTTAATCAGTGTGGCTTTAACATCATTCTTAACAGGAATCACTGAACCAATAGAATTCTTATTTATATTCACAGCTCCATTATTATTTGTAGCTCACTCAATATTTATGGGACTATCATACGCTTTAACAAATTATCTTGGAGTTTTACACGGTTTTGGTTTCTCAGCAAGATTAATTGACTACATTCTAAACTTTAAACTTGCTACAAAACCATTATTAATATTACCTCTAGGGGCATTCTTCTTTGTACTTTATTATGTTACTTTCTCATTCATTATCAAAAAAATGAACTACCAAACTTTAGGAAGAGAAAGTGAAGAAGAAATAGAAAAATTAAATGAAAATAAAAAAGTAGAAGAAGATGGAGAAGTTGACAACTTTATCATCGCTTTAGGTGGATTAGATAACTTTATAACTGCTGATTCTTGCATCACAAGACTTAGACTTGATCTAAAAGATAGAAGCTTAGTAGATGAAAAAATGTTAAAACAATTAGGCTCTAAAGGAGTTATCAAACCAGGACAAACAAGTGTTCAAGTAATTTTAGGAGCTAAAGCAGAAAGAATAGCTAATGGAATAAGAGAAAAATTAAGCAGTAAATAGTAAAATTTTTAGGAGGAGATAATGAAATTACTTTGGTGTGATTTACACGCAAATATTCATTCAGAGCAATTAAAAGATATTGAAAAATGGTATGAATTTGGTAAAGAGATGACAGACTTTTGGCCAATAGCTTATTATCCATTTTATATGAGAAAAGATGAAACAGGACTTGGAGTAGAGGATATCCACAGTGAAGAAAAAAGAAACTCTGATTGGGAAAAAATAAGAGAGTTTGTAAAAAATACTTCAACAGATGATTACTTATTATTTATGGGATATGAATGGCAAGGAGCAGGAAAAGACGGAGACCATAACGTTTTTTATAAAAATCTAGATCAAATGTTACATGCTCCAATGAGATATCAAGAATTAACAGAACTATTGCCAGCGGGCGAAGCAATAGCTGTACCTCACCATCTTGCTTATGCTTCTGGTCACAGAGGAAAAAATTGGGCAACACACAATGAGAAATATTCTCCATTCGCAGAGATCTTCTCATCTCACGGAAGTTCTGAAAGTGATACAACTGACATTCATATGGGAAGACACGTTCATATGGGACCAAGAACATCTGGAAATGATGTTATGTCTGGATTAAAACAAGGAAAAATCTGTGGAATTATTGCTTCTGGAGATAACCACGTTGTACCAGCTATGTTTGGTCATGGATTAATGGCTTGTTATGCTGAAGAATATACAAGAGATGGAATTTTTGAAGCTTTCTTAAATAGAAGAGTTTATGGAGTTACTGGTGCAAAAACAAAACTTTACTATACATTAAACGACCAATTATTAGGAAGTGTAATTGAACCATCAGTTGACAACAAATATACAGCTTTCGTTGATGTTGAGTGTGGAAATGCTATTGACAGAATCGAATTTATAAGAAACGGAGTAGCAGAACATACTTATGTTCATAACGGAACTTGGGAAAATGAAAAATTAGAGGGAACAATCAAATTTAAATTTAGAACTGACTTTGGTTGGGGACCAGATTTAAGAATTTATCCAGATATTACTAAAAAAGAGTGGCAAGGAGAAGTTATCACAGAAGGAAAAATCTTATCTGTTGAAAAATTATGGACAAACCCTGGTCAAAAAGTAATAGAGCAAACTGATAAAAATTATAAATTTGAATTATTAACTAAAAAAACAACTCAAACAGGAAAATGGATGGGAGCTTCTGGAATACAAACTGAAGGATTCATATTTGAAGTTGAAACCGATATAAATTCAAAAATGACTTTCATCGTAAATGGAAAAACTTTTGTTTATACAGTTGCTGAAATTTTAGAAGGAAGTAAATTAAATGGTTTTGTAGAAGAAGCTGTTGAACTAGCAAAAGAAAGATTTGGATTTAGTGAATACTACAGAACAGATCCTTTCTGGCACAATGCTTATAAATTTAAAATCAATCAAGGATTCCCAGAAATAGCTTACAAAAAACAAATCTCTTATACTTTTGATGGATTAAAAACTGATAATAAAGATTTCTTTATGGTTAAAATACATCAAAAAAATGGAGAAGTTGCTTGGTCTTCACCAGTTTGGGTAAGAACAAAATAAAAATTTCTACTTCTTAAAATTAATATTACCCCAAAAATCTTATTATAAGGTCTTTGGGGTAATTTTTTTATTGATTAAATAAATTTGTAAAACTATTAACTACATCTGTATAGTAAAGTTCGTTTAGAGTCAATTTTTTATTTTCAGCTGTAATTATATAAATATCAGCATAAGTATACTCTATATAATCTCCGTTTTTTACTGTTGTAAAATATACTCTATTATTGTTATAATCAGCAACAATCACTTTACCATCTCTTGTTTTTCCATCTA
The window above is part of the Fusobacterium perfoetens genome. Proteins encoded here:
- a CDS encoding PTS transporter subunit EIIC, producing MIIYMCPLWVSYQAFGIAEKAHGAAALAGAISFFILEAGAKSINGNIKMGVFSGIIAGLIAGNVYNKFKDTKVPEWLGFFGGRRFVPIMSALVSVLVSGVLGYVFPLIQKGLDTFGMWMIKAGELGLFLYGVLQRFLIPFGLHHVLNSIVRFMFGEYTNAAGQTFIGDQVRFFAGDPTAGIYMAGAFAIMMFGLPGAAFAIYRCAKPSRKKAVLGILISVALTSFLTGITEPIEFLFIFTAPLLFVAHSIFMGLSYALTNYLGVLHGFGFSARLIDYILNFKLATKPLLILPLGAFFFVLYYVTFSFIIKKMNYQTLGRESEEEIEKLNENKKVEEDGEVDNFIIALGGLDNFITADSCITRLRLDLKDRSLVDEKMLKQLGSKGVIKPGQTSVQVILGAKAERIANGIREKLSSK
- a CDS encoding DUF3604 domain-containing protein; amino-acid sequence: MKLLWCDLHANIHSEQLKDIEKWYEFGKEMTDFWPIAYYPFYMRKDETGLGVEDIHSEEKRNSDWEKIREFVKNTSTDDYLLFMGYEWQGAGKDGDHNVFYKNLDQMLHAPMRYQELTELLPAGEAIAVPHHLAYASGHRGKNWATHNEKYSPFAEIFSSHGSSESDTTDIHMGRHVHMGPRTSGNDVMSGLKQGKICGIIASGDNHVVPAMFGHGLMACYAEEYTRDGIFEAFLNRRVYGVTGAKTKLYYTLNDQLLGSVIEPSVDNKYTAFVDVECGNAIDRIEFIRNGVAEHTYVHNGTWENEKLEGTIKFKFRTDFGWGPDLRIYPDITKKEWQGEVITEGKILSVEKLWTNPGQKVIEQTDKNYKFELLTKKTTQTGKWMGASGIQTEGFIFEVETDINSKMTFIVNGKTFVYTVAEILEGSKLNGFVEEAVELAKERFGFSEYYRTDPFWHNAYKFKINQGFPEIAYKKQISYTFDGLKTDNKDFFMVKIHQKNGEVAWSSPVWVRTK
- a CDS encoding membrane lipoprotein lipid attachment site-containing protein → MKKIFLFLTLALSLVLTGCSNDQDYIDAVKSIVVEDVLYSNTTEELAANAIGIATNQKVDVSQLTWKVDGKTRDGKVIVADYNNNRVYFTTVKNGDYIEYTYADIYIITAENKKLTLNELYYTDVVNSFTNLFNQ